Proteins encoded by one window of Muntiacus reevesi chromosome 6, mMunRee1.1, whole genome shotgun sequence:
- the GARIN1B gene encoding Golgi-associated RAB2 interactor protein 1B isoform X1 codes for MSSVPHRKTWNKSKKTAKVTRSYPTFPSLNAWEEFRGLFPVDGEPNPGVGLGVEEGLLCQMVHSPEFNLFPESVVFESNFVQVRKGRNWRDIYKAANTMALGVTSSVPCLPLPNILLMASVRWHHGQNQTWNKPSTAPKINLKRILPLKFVELQVSDRLQRVLRLRTVTEKKYYLKLHPDHPETVFHFWIRLIQILQKGLSITTKDPRILVTHCLVPKSSCSPSGDSQLVQKKPQASQPSESLMQLMAKGESEALCQIFADLHQRNLFSSRSSKKTENKKDSSGKKTSLNEDSIPCTRDLSWRDSFTYGEWERENPSGPQSLSLLSTLAASTGPQLAPLIGNSI; via the exons ATGTCATCAGTTCCACATAGAAAGACTTGGAACAAATCGAAGAAGACAGCAAAAGTCACAAGATCCTATCCAACCTTCCCTTCCCTGAATGCCTGGGAAGAATTCAGGGGCCTCTTTCCTGTGGATGGGGAaccaaatcctggagtgggcCTGGGTGTGGAGGAGGGACTGCTCTGCCAGATGGTTCATTCTCCAGAATTCAACCTGTTTCCTGAATCAGTGGTGTTTGAAAGCAACTTTGTCCAG GTCAGAAAGGGCAGGAACTGGAGAGACATCTACAAAGCCGCCAACACCATGGCCCTGGGGGTGACCTCCTCCGTGCCCTGCCTGCCTCTTCCCAACATCCTCCTCATGGCCAGTGTCAGATGGCACCACGggcagaaccagacatggaacaagccATCCACAGCCCCCAAGATCAACCTGAAGAG GATTCTCCCATTGAAGTTTGTGGAGCTTCAGGTCTCTGACCGCCTTCAACGTGTCTTGCGGTTGAGGACAGTCACAGAGAAGAAATACTATCTAAAACTCCACCCTGACCATCCTGAGACTGTCTTCCACTTCTGGATCCGGCTCATTCAAATTCTGCAGAAgggcctgtccatcaccaccaaaGACCCCAGGATTCTTGTCACTCACTGCCTGGTACCTAAGAGTAGCTGCAGTCCCTCAGGAGACTCACAG TTAGTACAGAAGAAACCCCAAGCTTCCCAGCCCAGCGAGAGCCTCATGCAGCTGATGGCCAAAGGGGAGAGTGAGGCCCTCTGTCAGATCTTTGCGGACTTGCATCAGCGCAACCTGTTCAG TTCCAGGAGCAGCAAAAAGACAGAGAACAAAAAGGACAGCTCAG GAAAAAAAACCTCTCTGAATGAAGACTCCATCCCTTGCACCCGTGACCTCAGTTGGAGGGATTCGTTCACCTATGGAGAGTGGGAAAGAGAGAACCCCTCTGGGCCGCAGTCCCTCTCACTCCTCAGCACTCTGGCAGCCTCTACTGGGCCCCAGCTGGCCCCACTTATAG GAAATTCTATTTGA
- the GARIN1B gene encoding Golgi-associated RAB2 interactor protein 1B isoform X2 produces MSSVPHRKTWNKSKKTAKVTRSYPTFPSLNAWEEFRGLFPVDGEPNPGVGLGVEEGLLCQMVHSPEFNLFPESVVFESNFVQVRKGRNWRDIYKAANTMALGVTSSVPCLPLPNILLMASVRWHHGQNQTWNKPSTAPKINLKRILPLKFVELQVSDRLQRVLRLRTVTEKKYYLKLHPDHPETVFHFWIRLIQILQKGLSITTKDPRILVTHCLVPKSSCSPSGDSQLVQKKPQASQPSESLMQLMAKGESEALCQIFADLHQRNLFRSSKKTENKKDSSGKKTSLNEDSIPCTRDLSWRDSFTYGEWERENPSGPQSLSLLSTLAASTGPQLAPLIGNSI; encoded by the exons ATGTCATCAGTTCCACATAGAAAGACTTGGAACAAATCGAAGAAGACAGCAAAAGTCACAAGATCCTATCCAACCTTCCCTTCCCTGAATGCCTGGGAAGAATTCAGGGGCCTCTTTCCTGTGGATGGGGAaccaaatcctggagtgggcCTGGGTGTGGAGGAGGGACTGCTCTGCCAGATGGTTCATTCTCCAGAATTCAACCTGTTTCCTGAATCAGTGGTGTTTGAAAGCAACTTTGTCCAG GTCAGAAAGGGCAGGAACTGGAGAGACATCTACAAAGCCGCCAACACCATGGCCCTGGGGGTGACCTCCTCCGTGCCCTGCCTGCCTCTTCCCAACATCCTCCTCATGGCCAGTGTCAGATGGCACCACGggcagaaccagacatggaacaagccATCCACAGCCCCCAAGATCAACCTGAAGAG GATTCTCCCATTGAAGTTTGTGGAGCTTCAGGTCTCTGACCGCCTTCAACGTGTCTTGCGGTTGAGGACAGTCACAGAGAAGAAATACTATCTAAAACTCCACCCTGACCATCCTGAGACTGTCTTCCACTTCTGGATCCGGCTCATTCAAATTCTGCAGAAgggcctgtccatcaccaccaaaGACCCCAGGATTCTTGTCACTCACTGCCTGGTACCTAAGAGTAGCTGCAGTCCCTCAGGAGACTCACAG TTAGTACAGAAGAAACCCCAAGCTTCCCAGCCCAGCGAGAGCCTCATGCAGCTGATGGCCAAAGGGGAGAGTGAGGCCCTCTGTCAGATCTTTGCGGACTTGCATCAGCGCAACCTGTTCAG GAGCAGCAAAAAGACAGAGAACAAAAAGGACAGCTCAG GAAAAAAAACCTCTCTGAATGAAGACTCCATCCCTTGCACCCGTGACCTCAGTTGGAGGGATTCGTTCACCTATGGAGAGTGGGAAAGAGAGAACCCCTCTGGGCCGCAGTCCCTCTCACTCCTCAGCACTCTGGCAGCCTCTACTGGGCCCCAGCTGGCCCCACTTATAG GAAATTCTATTTGA
- the GARIN1B gene encoding Golgi-associated RAB2 interactor protein 1B isoform X3, whose amino-acid sequence MSSVPHRKTWNKSKKTAKVTRSYPTFPSLNAWEEFRGLFPVDGEPNPGVGLGVEEGLLCQMVHSPEFNLFPESVVFESNFVQVRKGRNWRDIYKAANTMALGVTSSVPCLPLPNILLMASVRWHHGQNQTWNKPSTAPKINLKRILPLKFVELQVSDRLQRVLRLRTVTEKKYYLKLHPDHPETVFHFWIRLIQILQKGLSITTKDPRILVTHCLVPKSSCSPSGDSQLVQKKPQASQPSESLMQLMAKGESEALCQIFADLHQRNLFRKKNLSE is encoded by the exons ATGTCATCAGTTCCACATAGAAAGACTTGGAACAAATCGAAGAAGACAGCAAAAGTCACAAGATCCTATCCAACCTTCCCTTCCCTGAATGCCTGGGAAGAATTCAGGGGCCTCTTTCCTGTGGATGGGGAaccaaatcctggagtgggcCTGGGTGTGGAGGAGGGACTGCTCTGCCAGATGGTTCATTCTCCAGAATTCAACCTGTTTCCTGAATCAGTGGTGTTTGAAAGCAACTTTGTCCAG GTCAGAAAGGGCAGGAACTGGAGAGACATCTACAAAGCCGCCAACACCATGGCCCTGGGGGTGACCTCCTCCGTGCCCTGCCTGCCTCTTCCCAACATCCTCCTCATGGCCAGTGTCAGATGGCACCACGggcagaaccagacatggaacaagccATCCACAGCCCCCAAGATCAACCTGAAGAG GATTCTCCCATTGAAGTTTGTGGAGCTTCAGGTCTCTGACCGCCTTCAACGTGTCTTGCGGTTGAGGACAGTCACAGAGAAGAAATACTATCTAAAACTCCACCCTGACCATCCTGAGACTGTCTTCCACTTCTGGATCCGGCTCATTCAAATTCTGCAGAAgggcctgtccatcaccaccaaaGACCCCAGGATTCTTGTCACTCACTGCCTGGTACCTAAGAGTAGCTGCAGTCCCTCAGGAGACTCACAG TTAGTACAGAAGAAACCCCAAGCTTCCCAGCCCAGCGAGAGCCTCATGCAGCTGATGGCCAAAGGGGAGAGTGAGGCCCTCTGTCAGATCTTTGCGGACTTGCATCAGCGCAACCTGTTCAG GAAAAAAAACCTCTCTGAATGA
- the GARIN1B gene encoding Golgi-associated RAB2 interactor protein 1B isoform X4 — protein sequence MALGVTSSVPCLPLPNILLMASVRWHHGQNQTWNKPSTAPKINLKRILPLKFVELQVSDRLQRVLRLRTVTEKKYYLKLHPDHPETVFHFWIRLIQILQKGLSITTKDPRILVTHCLVPKSSCSPSGDSQLVQKKPQASQPSESLMQLMAKGESEALCQIFADLHQRNLFSSRSSKKTENKKDSSGKKTSLNEDSIPCTRDLSWRDSFTYGEWERENPSGPQSLSLLSTLAASTGPQLAPLIGNSI from the exons ATGGCCCTGGGGGTGACCTCCTCCGTGCCCTGCCTGCCTCTTCCCAACATCCTCCTCATGGCCAGTGTCAGATGGCACCACGggcagaaccagacatggaacaagccATCCACAGCCCCCAAGATCAACCTGAAGAG GATTCTCCCATTGAAGTTTGTGGAGCTTCAGGTCTCTGACCGCCTTCAACGTGTCTTGCGGTTGAGGACAGTCACAGAGAAGAAATACTATCTAAAACTCCACCCTGACCATCCTGAGACTGTCTTCCACTTCTGGATCCGGCTCATTCAAATTCTGCAGAAgggcctgtccatcaccaccaaaGACCCCAGGATTCTTGTCACTCACTGCCTGGTACCTAAGAGTAGCTGCAGTCCCTCAGGAGACTCACAG TTAGTACAGAAGAAACCCCAAGCTTCCCAGCCCAGCGAGAGCCTCATGCAGCTGATGGCCAAAGGGGAGAGTGAGGCCCTCTGTCAGATCTTTGCGGACTTGCATCAGCGCAACCTGTTCAG TTCCAGGAGCAGCAAAAAGACAGAGAACAAAAAGGACAGCTCAG GAAAAAAAACCTCTCTGAATGAAGACTCCATCCCTTGCACCCGTGACCTCAGTTGGAGGGATTCGTTCACCTATGGAGAGTGGGAAAGAGAGAACCCCTCTGGGCCGCAGTCCCTCTCACTCCTCAGCACTCTGGCAGCCTCTACTGGGCCCCAGCTGGCCCCACTTATAG GAAATTCTATTTGA